Genomic DNA from Rhodothermales bacterium:
GTCACAGGAATTGGGCGATGAGGTCTGGACGGTAAACCTCGACGGCACAAACAACCAGCGGCAGTCGGAGCTGGGTGTCAACGCCAGGTGGGAAGACATCGGCGACTTCGTAGTAGGATCCGAGGAGGTGTTCTTCCTGGCGCAGGACCTGTCCACGGGGTGGGAGCTGTTCAGGACGGACGGCACTGCGGCAGGAACGGTGCTGGTGAAGGACCTGGCTCCCGGCCTGCTCGACGCCTACCCCGAAGACAAACACGCCTTCCGCGACGGTATCCTTTTCACGGCCTGGACGCCGGAGTTCGGCAAGGAGCTGTGGTTCTCGAACGGGGATCCCGACGGCACGATCATGCTTGGCGACATCGAGCCGGGTCGTTCGGGCAGCGACCCGGTCACACTCGCCGTGCGAGGAAATCGGGCCTGGTTCTGCGCGGTCACCGAGGCCACGGGGATGGAGCTCTGGGTGACCGACGGCACGCCGGAAGGCACACGCCTGGTCTCCGACTTTGCCCCCGGAGCTGCATCTTCGACGCCGGAATGGGTCGCACTCCTGGACGACTCCCTCCTGATTTCGGCTTCGACCCCCGATTCGGGGCAGCAGCTTCGAAGCCTCGACCTGACCGGCGAATCCATTGCCACGGTCGGCACCCGGATCAGCTCGGGTTCACTGGGTTCGTTTCCCGAGCATTTCGCGCGATGGGGCGAGCAGGTGGTCTTTGCAGCCAACTCAGGTCTTGCGGGCGCCCAGATGTGGCAGACCGACGGCACGCCATCCGGTACCCGACAGCTGGCTCAGTCTGACGGGACAGGAATATTCGAGACCCGGGTCGACGGGGACCGTCTCCACTGGAGAACCCTGCGAGGCGTCTGGGTGCTGAACGCAGGCGAGTCGGTTGCCACGCGTGTCTTTGAGGGCAACCTGAACAGCATGGACGTCGCGGCCGGCATGGTGGCGGGTCAGGTCTGGAGAGACGGCGCTTTCCTGATTGACGCCGAAACGGGAGAAGTGCTGGTGCGAGTGCCCGATGCCTGGAACTATGCGCTGACGGACGACGGACAGTTTTTCACGGACGACGACCACAAGCTCTATCGGTACACGCGTCAGGAGGGGCTCTCCGTCGTCATGGAGATTCCGGCCGGTGAGCGAATCCGCGATCTGCACGGTGCCGGTTCGGCTGCGTTCTTTCGACTCCTCGATGGCAACGACGGCAAGTTGTGGATGGTGGACGGCAGTGGCGCCCGCGCCATCTCCGAGCAACCACTCTCCACCACGTCTCCACTGCTGACGTTCAGGGGAGAAAGCGTCTTCCGGGGATGGCAAGGTCTCTATATCACCGATTCCGCTGCGGAATCGTTCGACATCCTCGCCTCAG
This window encodes:
- a CDS encoding T9SS type A sorting domain-containing protein; this translates as MRRTLLILLLLMGLTAVAPAQELLVDLNTTPRGLYPKNLLKGPGGTAFFTGWTEESGREPWVFEGGVIRQLVDLTPGTEGSNLTFHAANDSLVFFTRDDAELWVSDGHETRLVTTSERIIPSGVFRDHFVFVDRGDAYRVRATDGSNTVTLFTGGYTRGLYDWNGGPLVANDRLYFFGIDNQGIGMGLWSTDLTEAATYHGLVQAPGSDAVVFGDRIIYGGWSQELGDEVWTVNLDGTNNQRQSELGVNARWEDIGDFVVGSEEVFFLAQDLSTGWELFRTDGTAAGTVLVKDLAPGLLDAYPEDKHAFRDGILFTAWTPEFGKELWFSNGDPDGTIMLGDIEPGRSGSDPVTLAVRGNRAWFCAVTEATGMELWVTDGTPEGTRLVSDFAPGAASSTPEWVALLDDSLLISASTPDSGQQLRSLDLTGESIATVGTRISSGSLGSFPEHFARWGEQVVFAANSGLAGAQMWQTDGTPSGTRQLAQSDGTGIFETRVDGDRLHWRTLRGVWVLNAGESVATRVFEGNLNSMDVAAGMVAGQVWRDGAFLIDAETGEVLVRVPDAWNYALTDDGQFFTDDDHKLYRYTRQEGLSVVMEIPAGERIRDLHGAGSAAFFRLLDGNDGKLWMVDGSGARAISEQPLSTTSPLLTFRGESVFRGWQGLYITDSAAESFDILASGDYFFREALVHNDRFYYSASTRHGFGVYESDGTRTGSRILAGFDQPVEVLTVVGDEILVAERLEPYGTQLWVTGAHRNTRRLGAALPGATVDEAATTDRAILFRNGHPESGSEPFVLSATLVQPEPDPIAPELPEDVGIPYPNPATKVAQVRAPLGATVQVFDMLGRLRGSYTGDGELVDLNAASRPAGVYMVRTSLDGFVRTSALTIVR